From one Pseudomonas sp. MYb118 genomic stretch:
- a CDS encoding diguanylate cyclase, translating to MLGRSKPAGGSPLKPVRAGATFRLIVSFMLAVFLAFVVVEGWRTWRDYRAAFAQARDSVTNLARATAQHAEDAIRQVDVLTAALAERVEGDGLQSIDVPRIHNLLVQQSKIMPQLHGLFIYGPDGQWIVTDKETTPDPANNADRDYFQYHRSHDDHDVRIGDVVRSRSTNDLIVPISRRLNNPDGSFAGVLLGTIKVSYFVDYYGDFKIDDKGALVLAKRDGTILVRRPFIASVVGKSLANSEIYKRYLPSSDEGIAEVKAVVDDTERLYGYRALSTYPLVVEAGLSRESIIAPWRRDLIKTGLVLFCLLAVFSAFGLIVLSQLRQKMMISRQLRRAHQAMQEMALTDSLTGLGNRRRLDAALADEIRLAQRNGSWISLIMIDVDYFKRYNDRYGHASGDDCLSAVGGAIQQAVKRPGDLAVRYGGEEFTVLLPNTDSAGAAQVAEDILRAIRSLNIEHAEHPLGKVTASAGIATRQPGIEDVTPTSLLKSADACLYSAKQNGRNRWYSLDGLHLFS from the coding sequence ATGCTCGGACGCAGTAAACCCGCTGGGGGCTCGCCGTTGAAACCGGTGAGAGCCGGCGCCACGTTCCGCCTGATTGTCAGTTTCATGCTGGCGGTTTTCCTGGCGTTTGTGGTGGTCGAAGGCTGGCGGACCTGGCGTGACTATCGTGCCGCCTTCGCTCAAGCGCGGGATTCGGTGACGAACCTGGCGCGTGCCACCGCGCAACATGCCGAAGACGCCATTCGCCAGGTGGATGTGCTGACTGCCGCCCTCGCGGAGCGTGTCGAAGGCGATGGTTTGCAAAGCATCGACGTGCCGCGCATCCACAACCTGCTGGTGCAGCAGTCGAAGATCATGCCGCAGTTGCACGGCCTGTTCATTTATGGCCCGGACGGCCAGTGGATCGTCACGGACAAGGAAACCACCCCGGACCCTGCGAACAATGCCGACCGCGACTATTTCCAGTATCACCGCAGCCACGATGATCACGACGTGCGCATCGGCGATGTGGTCAGGAGTCGTTCTACCAACGACCTGATCGTGCCGATCTCACGGCGCCTGAACAACCCCGACGGTTCATTTGCCGGTGTGCTGCTGGGGACGATCAAGGTCAGTTATTTCGTCGACTACTACGGCGATTTCAAGATCGACGACAAGGGCGCGCTGGTATTGGCCAAGCGCGACGGCACCATCCTGGTCCGCCGCCCTTTCATTGCCTCCGTGGTCGGCAAGAGCCTGGCCAACAGTGAAATCTACAAGCGTTACCTGCCAAGTTCCGATGAAGGCATCGCCGAGGTCAAGGCCGTGGTGGACGACACCGAACGCCTGTACGGCTACCGCGCACTGAGCACCTACCCTTTGGTCGTGGAGGCCGGCCTGTCCCGTGAGTCGATCATCGCGCCCTGGCGCCGCGACCTGATCAAGACCGGGCTGGTGCTGTTTTGCCTGCTGGCCGTGTTCAGCGCTTTCGGGTTGATCGTGCTCAGTCAATTGCGGCAGAAAATGATGATTTCGCGGCAATTGCGCCGCGCCCATCAGGCCATGCAGGAGATGGCCCTCACCGACAGCCTCACGGGCCTGGGCAACCGGCGGCGTCTGGACGCTGCGCTGGCGGATGAAATTCGCCTGGCGCAGCGTAACGGCAGCTGGATTTCACTGATCATGATTGATGTCGATTACTTCAAGCGCTACAACGACCGGTATGGACATGCCAGCGGCGATGACTGCCTGAGCGCGGTAGGCGGCGCCATCCAGCAGGCGGTCAAGCGACCTGGCGACCTGGCCGTCAGGTACGGCGGCGAGGAATTCACCGTGCTGCTGCCCAACACCGACAGCGCCGGTGCGGCCCAGGTCGCCGAAGACATCCTGCGGGCGATCCGCTCACTGAACATCGAACACGCCGAGCACCCCTTGGGCAAAGTCACGGCCAGCGCCGGCATCGCCACGCGCCAGCCCGGTATCGAGGATGTCACGCCGACCTCGCTGTTGAAATCCGCCGATGCCTGCCTGTATTCGGCGAAACAGAACGGACGCAATCGCTG